The Acinetobacter pittii genome contains a region encoding:
- a CDS encoding dipeptidase, translated as MKPSHIPVFDGHNDALTRLWLSDHPDPVHTFIHDRLAGHLDLKRCQEAGFIGGMFAIFLPPYGYVQQHHPNRLFDQNAADFTQQQIEQICLEQLDLAHQLAQYSKNIKICTSVQNIQDCRAEKKLAIVLHMEGAEALQQNPDLLDVFYERGLRSIGPLWNRPSRFGHGLNAKFPHSPDTGAGLTSDGKDFIRRCADKKMVIDVSHMNEKAFWNTVDILQQPIVATHSNVHALCPQARNLTDPQLKAIRENKGMVGVNFDVAFLRSDGQRNADTSIDVILEHLEYLMDHLGEEHVGFGSDFDGALIGTELEDVTGLHRLIEHMQQRGYSKTLIENICLNNWVRVLDRILGQ; from the coding sequence ATGAAGCCTAGCCATATTCCAGTTTTTGATGGACATAATGATGCATTAACACGTTTATGGCTAAGTGATCATCCAGATCCTGTACATACTTTTATTCATGACCGTTTAGCTGGCCATCTTGATTTAAAACGCTGTCAAGAAGCTGGTTTTATTGGTGGAATGTTTGCGATTTTTTTACCTCCATATGGCTATGTGCAACAACATCATCCCAATAGATTATTTGATCAGAATGCTGCTGATTTTACCCAACAGCAAATTGAACAAATTTGTTTAGAACAACTCGATTTAGCTCACCAACTTGCTCAGTATTCTAAAAATATTAAAATCTGCACATCGGTTCAAAATATTCAGGATTGCCGGGCAGAGAAAAAGCTAGCAATTGTATTGCATATGGAAGGTGCTGAAGCTTTACAGCAAAATCCTGATTTACTCGATGTATTTTATGAAAGAGGCTTGCGTAGTATTGGCCCACTTTGGAATAGACCTAGCCGCTTTGGACATGGTTTAAATGCTAAGTTTCCTCACTCACCTGACACAGGAGCAGGTCTCACGAGTGATGGCAAAGATTTTATAAGACGCTGTGCTGATAAAAAGATGGTGATTGATGTTTCACATATGAATGAGAAAGCTTTTTGGAATACTGTAGATATATTGCAGCAGCCAATTGTAGCAACCCATTCTAATGTGCATGCCTTATGTCCTCAAGCACGCAATTTAACTGACCCACAACTCAAAGCAATCCGAGAAAATAAAGGGATGGTAGGGGTAAATTTCGATGTCGCTTTTTTACGATCGGATGGACAACGAAATGCAGATACATCCATTGATGTAATTTTGGAACATTTAGAATATTTAATGGATCATTTGGGCGAAGAGCATGTGGGCTTTGGTTCGGATTTTGACGGTGCACTTATAGGTACTGAACTTGAAGATGTGACAGGCTTACATCGCTTAATTGAACATATGCAACAGCGTGGTTATTCTAAAACACTGATTGAAAATATATGTCTTAATAATTGGGTGAGGGTGCTTGATAGAATTTTGGGTCAATAA